One Festucalex cinctus isolate MCC-2025b chromosome 3, RoL_Fcin_1.0, whole genome shotgun sequence DNA window includes the following coding sequences:
- the lrriq1 gene encoding uncharacterized protein lrriq1 isoform X4, translated as MFGRALNEIPASLLSYFEASRRRAAACEKLILEDLEYLTAAQCNERAMQENLTLVDKDTRAINEMADTSDEQNEDNSASSGSHADEQEFSAVPYDRQDAGVSELQQDMECRRRAEQDFEEELQRMMEVEKLRQREADTMELKAQEELEREFRHQQVGLVEKNEEELLNDMKRRVEQEVKKREEEQRCMAQRQKEEEEEEKKRKRQNEERRQRVERKLKEEEEKRKEAERKQIEAEDERRKKEEDDKRRKETEKKLKDEVEMTQSKEEDDNKMKQIEEEDKKKMKREEVEAWMDETEEEERMKREEEEERQKQMQKEMRMEKEEGKRRNKADGKLKEENQIMRKQKEKKEKVEEEEVWRIKMGGVEKREEEEEEEINQEEREKRKKSIKVMQIEKEVMRKQEEKNERSKKEVSGRLQEEEKRRPVDKEESGKKETKGNQTEEEEMREQESVKKEEEEKRRKGEEEEKMHKQIEEEVDKRVTVEVKELEQEGEKKRQRRRIKEQEEEGMKKMEFTQNKEKKKKTEDEDGRMKRDEAEIRSPEIEEGEMRGKEVVRKKEEETKIKEREEKRSIEVDRMSKEKTRNEDDMMRTNEEEERWREGKEEQRTEEVEKKKQSEEVEKSSDLQRKWRKSVGKDIRTLNELKKKESEVRNTTGENEKVLEEEKGEEQRLKQEDEKTSRRWEEEERRNKQKRDERTGKNEENEEPLRKNQRERDSRNSRNETGKNIQENIDMNIQQNISENIRLNFHGNINQNIQENIHENINKKNIPQNSHQHIPENFQENAHENHHYNIQENIHQTVHKNNHRNPSCQTCLSQVMGQRRLSWMKVRVLWSEMQNRCRRRSSVGSRRESRSSGQDGNLPPLCTEMLLRAAGRRSLQEVTILVLEDLPGCSLSTLAQCAGLQSLTLRRCGLKVLEGIGQLADLYYIDVQENNISRMDCENMTGLRVLKMSHNQLTFIHGLSGAENLNVLELSHNSITRVAGLGPLRRLQRLSLDHNQLVSTKGLRDVCTLLHLDCSHNHLAGVVGLESNVLLRTLDLTSNGLTEPPALHDHVLLGELHMDDNSLASLSRLLAASWLPHLHTLTLAHNRLTQLPDMSVAVSLTNLDLRFNCLSDLQNVCHSLEGCCSLDEVHLAGNPLQRESSWRCTLQTAVSSLRTIDGTNADVHLTHSAVAQQMDSTSDGLLSLIRTQRQQISDLQQQQRIEQLSESSHPLDGIKLSCGHLSPDLCLAEEQRRALECAHIGQTSASQATLEETLDEVSPVASSSGSATSFCDANASAVNGTRSSVQMTSCHQNWDLVKSSSVASEAGGGKATDERNPESAVLRSNFAQHQAATIIQARWRGFTLRRRLTAALAAVTSLQGDDDASEVVDMEEFVLAEAMLEQGWTLREDAPARCSSESKQPLFWQPTGFYPEPSQCVLPPLPTRRLTQAWEVKEREGVSPQSSNMKKSPSTSVASDFSERSERILEEWGFTNRHTAELMLRRAQKMKSQRKSTGPSRHLDAWRSQPLTTFQLEAPIRLTRRSRSATRVHQAEAGLGRARWDRTREWLQNQNTLRHSESEHFLPDISADALSGGRRRQLALEAGRTEHHATGARACNSLPAQACRENKNTFTFAADSKQDVPTVWRKERISFRDEPVRRSSGWGGGKKRQKVKH; from the exons atgttTGGAAGG GCCTTGAATGAGATCCCGGCATCACTGCTCAGCTACTTTGAGGCCTCCAGAAGGCGAGCGGCAGCTTGTGAGAAGCTTATTTTGGAGGATCTTGAAT ATCTGACTGCAGCACAATGCAATGAACGAGCAATGCAAGAAAATTTGACTTTGGTAGACAAGGACACAAGGGCAATAAATgagatg GCAGACACATCTGATGAACAAAATGAAGACAACAGCGCCTCCTCTGGCAGTCACGCAGATGAACAAGAGTTTTCAGCTGTGCCCTACGACAGGCAAG atgcgGGTGTGAGTGAACTCCAGCAGGACATGGAGTGTAGGAGACGAGCGGAACAAGACTTTGAGGAGGAGCTGCAGAGGATGATGGAGGTGGAAAAG CTGCGTCAGCGGGAGGCTGATACGATGGAGTTAAAGGCTCAGGAAGAGCTTGAGCGGGAGTTCCGGCATCAACAGGTTGGTCTCGTCGAGAAGAACGAAGAA GAGCTTCTCAATGACATGAAGAGACGAGTGGAGCAAGAGGTGAAAAAGAGAGAAGAGGAACAGAGGTGCATGGCGCAACGACagaaagaagaggaggaagaggaaaagaagaGAAAGAGGCAAAACGAAGAGAGGCGGCAAAGGGTAGAGAGGAAactgaaggaggaggaggagaagaggaaAGAGGCAGAGAGGAAGCAAATAGAGGCGGAGGATGAGAGGAGGAAGAAAGAGGAAGATGACAAAAGGAGgaaagaaacagaaaaaaaactgaaagatGAAGTGGAAATGACTCAGAGCAAGGAGGAAGATGACAATAAAATGAAGCAGATAGAGGaagaagacaaaaagaaaatgaaaagggAGGAAGTTGAAGCTTGGATGGACGAGACAGAGGAAGAGGAAAGGATGAAgagggaggaagaagaagagcggCAAAAGCAAATGCAAAAAGAAATGAGGATGGAAAAGGAGGAAGGCAAGAGGCGGAATAAAGCAGATGGGAAACTGAAGGAAGAAAACCAAATAATGAGGAAGCAAAaggaaaagaaggaaaaagtggaggaagaggaagtcTGGAGAATCAAGATGGGGGGAGTGGAAAAaagggaagaggaggaggaagaggaaataAACCAGGAGGAAAGGGAAAAGAGGAAAAAGAGCATAAAAGTGATGCAAATAGAAAAAGAGGTCATGAGAAAGCAGGAGGAAAAGAACGAGAGGAGCAAAAAGGAAGTGAGCGGTCGACTACAGGAGGAGGAAAAGAGGAGACCGGTGGATAAAGAGGAGAGTGGGAAGAAAGAAACAAAGGGGAACCAAACTGAAGAAGAGGAAATGAGGGAACAAGAATCtgtaaagaaagaagaagaggaaaagaggaggaaaggggaagaagaagaaaagatgcacaaacaaatagaagaagaagttgATAAGAGGGTGACAGTGGAAGTGAAAGAACTGGAGCAAGAGGGAGAGAAAAAGAGGCAGAGAAGGAGAATAAAGGAGCAGGAGGAAGAGGGGATGAAAAAGATGGAGTTCACTCagaataaagaaaagaaaaagaagactgAGGATGAAGATGGGAGGATGAAGAGAGACGAAGCGGAAATAAGGAGCCCGGAAATTGAGGAAGGGGAAATGAGGGGAAAAGaggtggtgaggaaaaaggaggaggaaacaaaaataaaggaaagagaggaaaaaaggaGCATAGAGGTAGACAGAATGAGCAAAGAAAAAACCAGGAACGAAGACGACATGATGAGGACCAATGAAGAAGAGGAGCGATGGAGGGAGGGAAAGGAAGAGCAGCGAACTGAGGAAGTTGAAAAGAAGAAGCAGAGTGAGGAAGTAGAGAAAAGTAGCGACTTACAAAGAAAATGGAGGAAGAGTGTTGGCAAAGACATAAGGACGTTGAATGAGCTGAAGAAAAAGGAGTCAGAGGTGAGGAACACGACAGGTGAAAATGAGAAGGTactggaggaggagaaggggGAGGAGCAAAGGTTGAAGCAGGAGGATGAAAAGACGAGCAGGAggtgggaggaagaggagagaagGAACAAGCAAAAGAGGGACGAGAGGACAGGGAAGAATGAAGAGAATGAAGAACCTTTGAGGAAAAACCAAAGAGAAAGGGACTCGAGAAACTCCAGAAATGAAACGGGCAAGAATATCCAGGAGAACATTGACATGAACATCCAACAGAATATCAGTGAGAACATCCGACTGAACTTCCATGGGAACATCAATCAAAACATCCAAGAGAACATTCATGAGAACATCAATAAGAAGAACATACCCCAGAACAGTCATCAGCATATCCCTGAGAACTTTCAGGAGAACGCCCATGAGAACCACCATTATAATATTCAGGAGAACATTCATCAGACCGTCCACAAGAACAATCACCGGAACCCCTCATGCCAAACCTGTCTTTCCCAGGTCATGGGTCAGAGGAGACTTTCTTGGATGAAAGTACGCGTCCTCTGGTCGGAAATGCAGAACAGGTGCAGGCGGCGAAGTTCGGTCGGGTCCAGGAGAGAGTCCAGGAGCTCCGGCCAGGACGGCAACCTTCCTCCGCTTTGTACCGAAATGCTGCTACGAGCTGCAGGCAGGCGCTCCCTGCAGGAG GTAACCATCTTGGTTCTGGAGGACTTGCCAGGCTGCAGTTTGTCCACTCTGGCTCAGTGCGCAGGACTCCAGTCTCTCACGTTGAGAAGATGTGGGCTGAAAGTCTTGGAAGGAATCGGCCAGTTAGCGGACCTTTACTACATCGACGTGCAG GAAAACAACATCTCAAGGATGGACTGCGAGAATATGACTGGTCTGAGAGTTCTCAAGATGAGCCACAATCAACTGACGTTCATTCACGGCCTAAGTGGTGCAGAGAACTTGAATGTTCTAGAACTTTCACACAACTCCATTACACGTGTtg CTGGCCTAGGCCCTTTGAGGAGACTCCAGCGCTTGTCTCTGGACCACAATCAGCTCGTTAGCACAAAAGGCCTGAGGGACGTCTGCACCCTGCTGCACCTCGACTGCTCCCACAATCACCTGGCTGGCGTGGTGGGTCTGGAGAGTAACGTTCTGCTTCGCACGCTGGACCTGACCTCCAACGGCCTCACCGAG CCGCCCGCTCTGCACGACCACGTCCTCCTCGGGGAGCTGCACATGGACGACAACAGCTTGGCCTCCCTGAGCCGCCTTCTCGCTGCCTCGTGGCTGCCACACTTGCACACGCTCACGCTGGCGCATAACAG GCTCACGCAACTGCCTGACATGTCTGTTGCCGTATCACTAACTAACCTGGACCTGCGTTTTAACTGTTTGTCAG ATTTGCAGAACGTGTGCCACAGCCTGGAAGGATGCTGTTCCCTAGATGAGGTGCACCTCGCTGGGAATCCTCTCCAGCGGGAGAGCAGCTGGAG ATGCACGCTACAGACAGCAGTGTCCAGTTTGAGGACGATCGATGGAACAAATGCAGACGTCCACCTGACGCACTCGGCTGTTGCTCAGCAGATGGACTCGACCTCGGACGGTCTCCTCAGCTTGATTCGGACGCAACGTCAGCAAATTAGCGAtttacagcagcagcagcgcatCGAGCAGCTCAG CGAATCTTCCCACCCGCTGGACGGCATCAAACTTTCCTGCGGACACTTGTCGCCAGATTTGTGCCTGGCCGAGGAGCAGCGACGCGCCCTAGAATGTGCCCACATTGGTCAGACATCCGCCAGCCAGGCAACCTTGGAGGAAACTCTTGATGAGGTTTCGCCCGTCGCTTCCAGCAGTGGCAGTGCAACGTCATTTTGTGATGCTAATGCATCAGCAGTGAACGGAACAAGGAGCAGTGTGCAAATGACATCGTGCCATCAAAACTGGGACCTTGTTAAAAG CAGTTCTGTTGCGTCAGAAGCTGGAGGAGGAAAAGCAACAGATGAGCGGAACCCTGAATCTGCTGTGCTGAGGAGCAATTTTGCCCAGCACCAAGCAGCAACTATCATCCAG GCGCGATGGAGAGGCTTCACATTGAGGAGGAGACTGACGGCTGCTCTTGCCGCCGTCACATCCCTGCAAGGTGACGACGACGCGTCTGAGGTGGTGGACATGGAGGAGTTTGTCCTGGCTGAG GCAATGCTGGAGCAAGGCTGGACTTTACGTGAGGATGCACCTGCCAGATGTTCCTCGGAGTCCAAGCAGCCATTGTTTTGGCAG CCCACAGGCTTCTATCCGGAACCATCCCAGTGTGTTCTACCACCTCTGCCCACACGGCGGCTTACGCAAGCCTGGGAAGTCAAAGAACGTGAGGGGGTTTCGCCACAGAGCTCCAATAT gaaaAAGTCTCCTTCAACCTCCGTGGCAAGCGACTTCTCTGAGAGATCAGAAAGAATTCTGGAGGAATG GGGATTCACTAACAGGCACACTGCTGAGCTGATGCTGAGGAGAGCCCAGAAGATGAAGTCCCAGCGGAAAAGCACAG GTCCATCAAGGCATCTGGATGCCTGGCGAAGCCAACCACTTACCACCTTCCAGCTGGAGGCTCCAATCAGGCTGACACGGCGCAGCAGAAGTGCTACAAGGG